In Microbacterium pumilum, the following proteins share a genomic window:
- a CDS encoding TIGR00341 family protein, which translates to MSRFTQTLIPPAQRQPVEALNDALDLSYGDALSKRTGFLIMLTLAGTIAIAGVLTDSTATVIGAMIIAPLGTPILGIALGIVTGHLSLVIRSILWVLSGLVIVVVLGLFFTIFVSTPESLETNSQVIGRTSPSLMDLVAALATGFAGGFAMSRKDLSAVLPGVAIAISLVPPLGVVGVCAGQGLWQDAFGALILFLSNVVALVIAGTIVFTMGGYARDPSSSPDANRRRAYTIVTVLAIVVAVPLAANSIASVAIARWSVTIQQVTSNWLKDEKGARVYDVNWSGLSATVELTTDDGSVPPIDDLRDALSTAIPSYVGVTVDVGQGVEHVVQ; encoded by the coding sequence ATGTCGCGTTTCACTCAGACGCTCATCCCGCCCGCACAGCGACAGCCGGTCGAGGCACTCAACGATGCGCTCGACCTGAGCTACGGCGACGCGCTGAGCAAGCGCACCGGCTTCCTCATCATGCTGACGCTGGCGGGCACGATCGCGATCGCGGGCGTGCTCACCGACTCGACCGCCACGGTGATCGGCGCCATGATCATCGCCCCGCTCGGCACCCCGATCCTCGGCATCGCGCTGGGGATCGTGACCGGCCACCTCAGTCTCGTGATCCGCTCGATCCTGTGGGTGCTGAGCGGGCTCGTCATCGTCGTGGTCCTGGGCCTCTTCTTCACGATCTTCGTCTCGACCCCCGAGAGCCTCGAGACGAACTCGCAGGTGATCGGCCGGACGTCGCCGAGCCTCATGGATCTGGTCGCGGCCCTGGCGACGGGATTCGCCGGCGGCTTCGCCATGTCGCGCAAGGATCTGAGCGCCGTCCTGCCCGGTGTCGCGATCGCGATATCGCTCGTGCCGCCTCTCGGGGTCGTAGGGGTGTGCGCGGGTCAGGGTCTCTGGCAGGACGCGTTCGGCGCCCTCATCCTGTTCCTCTCGAACGTGGTCGCTCTCGTCATCGCGGGAACCATCGTGTTCACGATGGGCGGCTACGCCCGCGACCCCAGTTCCTCGCCCGACGCGAACCGCCGCCGCGCCTACACGATCGTCACGGTGCTCGCGATCGTCGTCGCCGTCCCGCTCGCGGCCAACTCGATCGCCTCGGTCGCGATCGCCCGGTGGTCGGTGACGATCCAGCAGGTCACGAGCAACTGGCTGAAGGACGAGAAGGGCGCGCGCGTGTACGACGTCAACTGGAGCGGGCTGTCCGCGACGGTGGAGCTCACCACGGATGACGGATCGGTTCCCCCGATCGACGACCTCAGGGACGCCCTTTCGACGGCCATCCCGAGTTACGTCGGCGTCACCGTCGACGTCGGTCAGGGCGTCGAGCACGTCGTCCAGTGA
- a CDS encoding alpha/beta hydrolase, with the protein MPAPVTLPRLSWGDPASSRRALLVHGLGSNGALMWRFGVAIANAGWQADAVDLRGHGVAPRTLDYRVAAYAADLSATLAAARGAWDLVVGHSLGGAASVVAAAEHPEWARRLILVDPAIRPTPRDLEIVRASQEESFADPSKEAVRSAHPNWHEHDIELKSLSAHQASRWAVEQTSSQNTPWDVTDAAASVTVPMHILGSDPDVYSIYWGERLAGLRAANPAIGYSFVAGAGHSPHRDRPEETVAEFLRIIGD; encoded by the coding sequence GTGCCCGCTCCCGTCACCCTCCCCCGCCTGTCGTGGGGCGATCCCGCCTCGTCGCGTCGCGCGCTGCTCGTCCACGGGCTCGGGTCGAACGGCGCCCTCATGTGGCGGTTCGGAGTCGCCATCGCGAATGCCGGCTGGCAGGCGGATGCCGTCGACCTGCGCGGCCACGGCGTCGCTCCTCGTACGCTCGACTACCGGGTTGCGGCGTACGCGGCCGACCTGTCGGCGACCTTGGCCGCAGCCCGCGGCGCGTGGGACCTCGTCGTGGGCCATTCGCTCGGCGGCGCCGCATCCGTCGTCGCGGCGGCGGAGCACCCCGAGTGGGCACGCCGCCTCATCCTGGTCGATCCCGCCATCCGGCCGACGCCGCGCGACCTCGAGATCGTCCGCGCCAGTCAGGAGGAGTCCTTCGCCGACCCCAGCAAGGAGGCGGTGCGCAGCGCTCACCCGAACTGGCACGAGCACGACATCGAGCTCAAATCGCTTTCCGCACACCAGGCGAGCCGCTGGGCGGTCGAGCAGACCAGCTCGCAGAACACGCCGTGGGACGTGACGGATGCCGCGGCATCCGTCACGGTGCCGATGCACATCCTCGGATCCGACCCCGATGTCTACAGCATCTACTGGGGTGAGCGGCTGGCGGGACTTCGCGCCGCGAATCCGGCGATCGGCTACTCGTTCGTCGCGGGCGCCGGCCACTCTCCGCATCGTGATCGTCCTGAGGAGACGGTCGCGGAGTTCCTGCGGATCATCGGAGACTGA
- a CDS encoding pilus assembly protein CpaE, which produces MISTELAVALKEAGLIWHPRSGDRFQLDEPEFEADVFTVSEMTIEPREYPTGRILAFNGTTEWALDSVAQEDALWLPHEHQLRELLRGAFRSLRRLDDTHQVELAWGSGTDHEEVLTFEHPEPADAYALAVLELLRRIA; this is translated from the coding sequence ATGATCTCGACGGAACTGGCAGTCGCACTCAAAGAGGCGGGGCTCATCTGGCACCCGCGGTCGGGCGACCGATTCCAGCTCGACGAGCCGGAGTTCGAGGCCGACGTGTTCACGGTCAGCGAGATGACGATCGAGCCGCGCGAGTATCCGACCGGGCGCATCCTGGCGTTCAACGGCACCACCGAGTGGGCGCTGGACTCCGTCGCCCAGGAGGACGCGCTGTGGCTGCCGCACGAGCATCAGCTGCGCGAGCTGCTGCGGGGCGCGTTCCGGTCGCTGCGACGACTCGACGACACGCACCAGGTCGAGCTCGCGTGGGGCTCGGGGACCGATCACGAGGAGGTGCTGACCTTCGAGCATCCCGAACCGGCCGACGCGTACGCCCTCGCCGTACTGGAGCTGCTGCGCCGCATCGCCTGA